The following DNA comes from Kryptolebias marmoratus isolate JLee-2015 linkage group LG23, ASM164957v2, whole genome shotgun sequence.
GTCTGCACGTAAACCTTCCCAAAAAAATCAGTTCCTAGGCCCAGACCACGAAGAGATCCACGTCCCGAGCTGCGTCCAAGGGGTTCATGGCCACTGACCTCTGCAGAGATGTCTTCAAACGTTCATCCTTTCAGCCGTTCACTCACGTCAGCTGGTTCTTGTCAGACCAGCTTCGAGCAGCAGGTCCAAATAAAAGGTTGGTTTGATCCTGGGAGGGTGGAGGCTCTGTCCGCTGTGAAGCAGCCTGTGTTCTGGTGGGCAGTGATAGCCGGAGCCAGGGCCTGGCTGGTGTGTGCTTttccgtttttgttttgtttttttttcttctctttactgTCGAACGCCGATTTGTTCGGGGCTGAGGAGACGAGTCCAGCGGCGTTAGCTCGCAGGCCCCGGCTGCTTGAGGACCGTGTAGACGTTGTCCACTTTGCTCAGCCTCTCGAAGAACGGGATGAGGTCCAGCAGCTCCGTGTCGGACATGTCGTCGAACCACGAGGCCACGGGCACCTGgatcaaaaaacaacaaaacaaacggcAGCGTTTCAGGGACCacgccaacaacaacaacccgtTCTGAGCTCCAACACTCACAGCGTTGTCGGGGTGGAAGATGTAGGAGGCAGGGGAGTTGTCCACGATGATGACCTTGTTGAGATCCCGGCCCAGGCGGCTCAGGTCCTTGACGTAGTTGCCTCGGTGGAAGACGCAGGACTCCCTGAAGAGGCGGTTCCGGAACGCGCCCCACTTGTCCAGGAGATCGGAGACGGGGTCCGCGTACTGCCGCGGGGGACAAATCAGACTCAGCATCTGAACAAACCGAAGGCGTTCGccaaaccccccccccaaaaaaaaacacacagctgcagcacaaacactcCACACCAACTgccaagcacggtggtggtggGATAATGATATGGGCTCGTTTTGCAGCCAAAggattaaacagaaacagaaaggtaaacctgactgaaaagctgcagaaacaaacctgaATGAATTAAACCAATGTTATAAAGAAGAGTGGGCTAAAAATCCTGCAAAATGATGCAGAGAGGCTGACCCAGTCTTCCAGACGATTACTTCATGTGAGTTCTACAAAACGATGTTCCATAACTCAAtcattttggctcattttttgACATGTGTTGTTGTTAATGTGAGTTTTTTTACGACGTTTTGATCCATAAAACAGCAGAAGGTATAAAAAAGTTGCACTTTTTACAGTGACAGCAtctttattaaactaaaaccagctTTAGTTTGCACTTCATGTTGTCAGCTCTCACTCCACCTGCAGTTTCCAGggatctcactgagctgcgaccgTTGGAGACCATTTGGAAATTTAAAATTgtgacccaaaaaaaaaagggtcaaattTTCAGCAGCCGTCTGATTTCTGAGTGGTTGTGAGCAGCCAATATAAAAATATCACAGAGACGCTTTGTGACCATTTTCAGAGAATTAAACTTctccaatttttattttttaaacccgTTTCCTGTGATGTATGCTTTCCTGCAGACACAGCTCTTTGTTCTGCTCTGACAGATGTGGGTTTTACTGGCTGCAATCTGAACccatttcaagaaaaaaaaattaatcgtttgcaaatattttacatGCTCTGGAAGAGAAAAACATGACTGCTTCCTCGCAATATTTGCTCGAGTTACGAAACAGAGGTGATGCAACGCAGTCGTAGAGTCTGTCACCAGAAAggtttcctgttcctgtttgaTATCATTTCAGAtgttaaaacaccaaaaacatctggacttcAAACACACTTTTGTCGAGGGCTGGACGTCGCTCGGCACCGTCTCGGCTCATCGTTACCTTTGCTAAACTGGCAGTAAACAGGACGCACTCGAACAGCTCTCCCATCCTCTTCAGGAACTCGTCGACGTGCGGCCGCTTCAGGACGTACACCTGGAACACACGGGAATCTTTACGCCTCGCTCCTCAGGAAACGCAAAGACGAGCCGAATTCATGCACGCATTGAATCATCGATCCTCTGCGAACGTTACAGGGCAGTTTCAGACACGCCAGATGCGCTAAAAGGAAGCTACATTTCAAGATCGGTAGCataaatcacagaaataaaaacatttggctCATTGAGATTCCTTGTTgggcttttttcttcttcttgctgtGTTGGCGTCTGAGGGCAGCGTTCCTGAACCAAGTCATCCGGAACAGGCTGTGCTTGTCTGAACAAACCTATCCTGGATTACTTGAATCAGGCCCGGAGCCATAGGGATGTCATCCGACTCCGAGCAGCCATCCCGAAACCCCCTCGCACACTCAGACAAACACGAGGCGGCCAGCGTTACCTGATGCACTGTTCCATCGATTTCCACAGGAATGATGAAATCTGCGTTGTTCACAGGCTGAgcgaaacaggaaaaaaaaagtcgaTTTTAACAAATAAGTTCAAGGATATTTCCAAAAACGACAGAGAATCACGTGACCTATGTCTCCTTGAATTATTAAACAGAGAAATAACCTTTCTGTTCGGTCATCATCTcgttaaaagtacaaaatgttctgctaaaaatcagcaaaatcgTCAGCTTATGATCAGAAATAAGCTTTACAAATCATCCGTTTCCCAAAGACTGACCCAAAACGGAGGTCTCAGTGGTGATTTGGAGCCATCCACACACGTGAGGCATCGATACAgtgaaaaatatattatttttataagaaaaacCTGCACAAGTCGTCGTCAAAGTTCCTGCTCTTTGTTGGTCCACCAACTCATAAAGCCTTTGGGTCAAACCTGTTGACCTAAAAACgtgctacagaaataaataaataaataaataaaactgatattgACAAGAAACCGAACGCCCCAGAGGGAAACAATTGGTACAATTTGCCGTCAAAGTCCTTCAAAAAGATTCAACTGAATGGATTTTCTACAGCTGGAGGATCAGTCAAACGCACCTCTGCAGCTACTTCACTCATAAAACTCTTAGATTAAACAGGGTTAGGGTCAAAAGCTCCAAAGTCTTCGATTCTTTGCGCTGATGCAAAGAACGGTTCACCTACTTTGTCGTCTTTGGGCAACAAGGTCTGAACGGATTGTAGAGACCGCTCCAAGTTTTGGTTTCAAGAGGGTCTGCCATGTGGAGacatttaaattcttttcatcgctcttcttttaacaaccaTCCATACTGTCTGGATACGGTAAGAGGAAAATCAATCATTAAGTTGATTTttagataattcccaacaaacattgacattctcagaaggtgctttatttgagaactttgatagcttctaaactgacattcatgaccgtttctggattgtccctggtctgcagctctcctcacatgttttgcagacaggaagtgtttgtcgatgcgtttatgttccatgattacactgcaggacgNNNNNNNNNNNNNNNNNNNNNNNNNNNNNNNNNNNNNNNNNNNNNNNNNNNNNcaaatgtgaagcattagcgcacattttggcttcggtcgctgctcctgcacgctcccggcattctgatgttaacaggaagtgacgtcacgagtcttcttcctgagttatttgggcttattttgtattccacgctacacaaacccacaaagaagagactagaccgcagaaacggtggcgaatcactttagaaacaataaatattgggttaaagttgcggtgctttgggcaaagttgcgatttcgcggggtttgcttgattttgcgttaatagttgcgatcgcaacatcgcgaaatcctggagggtctgagaTACGCAAGCTTAAAATCCACGCGTCAGCTGGCTGAATGCCTCGAGGGTTCAGAACTTTTGAAATTCCTCCACCGTATAATATGAGAGTTTATGTCCAGGCAGGTAAAACCTGGCAGATCTCCCGGGTGTAGGAACCCCAGGACATTCATTCAGTTGAGTCTCTTTGAAGAACTTTGATGGCGCGTGGTTATGGGTCTTTCCCTCTGAAAGACGGTCGTGTTTTTGCAGCATCAGCGACGTTGGATGTGTTGACAGAGTTCTCCTGAAGTATCCAGGAGCTCCATGTTTCAGTCCGGCAGATTCTGGGGCGTTCGGCTGGAGAAGCACCTGAATCTTTCTTTGACGCATCCATGCTTCACATTTCCTTGTAAACATTCTGTGTATTATTAAAGTTTCTGTTAGATTCATAATGGAATCCATTTACACCTCCATTCTGGGTCAATCCTCTGGAAACAATGGAAAGGACAGCCTATTTCCGATCACGAGACAAATTTATACTTTATAGCTcgtttgtcttgtttgattcCTGTTTAAAGAAAGTTTTACCACACTTCGACACAGCTGGACCGCCTCGATAACCCGTTTGAAGTGAGGGAATTTGTCCCTTACCTTGAAGGAGCTGTGAACTAACGTCTCATCCAGGTCTATGACCACACAGATCTTTCCAGCATCTTTTGACTTCACTGGAGGCAGCAGCGGCTTCGCTTGgacctaaaaaaaaccccatcaaaaCCATGTTGTTTAAGCCGGACAGATTGGGTAAAATGAGTCGTTCAGTTCGCTGAACCACCTTGGAGACGGTTCCGTTCTCCTCGACTAAGAGCGGGGCGTTGTTGTTGACCGGCGGGGGCTCCGGGTGGTCCCGACACAGGCAGCAGAACAGGTTGGAGAAGAGGCCTCCACTCCGGGGCTTCTTAGAAGACAGAGACGGAGAAGAACCTACAGAGGAGAACAGAACCTACAGTAAGGACGACACGTCTTTGAAACCTTTATTCTTAACGCCACAGCTAAGATTTGACATATTCCCACTGAGCCATCTTGTGCACCAAGCCTCCTGGAGACACGTGTTTGTCAGGAGCTCTTACGTAACCATCTCTGATCCGATGTCAGCCAAAAACAGCCACTCGAGCGGCGCTTTAAAGCTTCATTTACCGCATTTAAAGGACTTTAAGAAGTTCTGAAGGAATGCAGCGCGGCCACTTTCCGCATCGCATTCTTCTAACGCTTGGTGTTAGTACATTTCCAGCCCCAAACAAATGTCATGCTGATGACACCGGCCTTGGAATGAGAGCTGTAACCTGAACGAAATGAAGCTGACAATTCAGGTTCCCCCGGGCGCAGGGGAGCAAAGCTGCGCGCTCGCGGCACGCCGGACGtggaagcaaaaggaaaaa
Coding sequences within:
- the ctdsp1 gene encoding carboxy-terminal domain RNA polymerase II polypeptide A small phosphatase 1 — translated: MDNPSSVITQVSRDEEGGKAAGERGSSPSLSSKKPRSGGLFSNLFCCLCRDHPEPPPVNNNAPLLVEENGTVSKVQAKPLLPPVKSKDAGKICVVIDLDETLVHSSFKPVNNADFIIPVEIDGTVHQVYVLKRPHVDEFLKRMGELFECVLFTASLAKYADPVSDLLDKWGAFRNRLFRESCVFHRGNYVKDLSRLGRDLNKVIIVDNSPASYIFHPDNAVPVASWFDDMSDTELLDLIPFFERLSKVDNVYTVLKQPGPAS